A single region of the Xiphophorus maculatus strain JP 163 A chromosome 3, X_maculatus-5.0-male, whole genome shotgun sequence genome encodes:
- the mrpl17 gene encoding 39S ribosomal protein L17, mitochondrial, with protein sequence MRLTLQMLISHGRVARRIGLGPESRIHMLRNILTGLVRHERIETTKVRADEVRFYAEKLIDYAKKGDTDEKAMKMASFWLTEKDLVPKLFKVLAPRFENHSTGYTQMARIPNRENLDRAQMAVLEYKGNPFPPLYPVKKENELNLINQLLKGYREERARVLAAEA encoded by the exons ATGCGCCTCACGCTGCAGATGCTGATCTCCCACGGCCGGGTGGCCAGGAGGATCGGCTTGGGCCCGGAGTCCCGGATCCACATGCTCCGGAACATCCTGACTGGACTGGTCCGGCATGAGAGGATAGAAACCACGAAGGTCAGAGCCGATGAAGTCCGCTTCTACGCCGAGAAG CTGATCGACTATGCCAAGAAAGGAGACACAGATGAGAAGGCGATGAAAATGGCCAGTTTTTGGCTCACG GAAAAGGATCTCGTCCCGAAGCTCTTTAAAGTCCTCGCTCCGCGTTTTGAAAACCATTCAACTGGCTACACGCAGATGGCCCGGATCCCCAACAGAGAGAACCTGGACAGAGCCCAGATGGCCGTGTTGGAGTACAAAGGCAACCCGTTTCCACCTCTTTATCCTGTGAAGAAGGAGAATGAACTGAATCTCATCAACCAGCTCCTCAAAGGCTACAGAGAGGAGAGGGCAAGAGTGTTGGCCGCTGAAGCCTAA
- the LOC102234122 gene encoding trypsin-1-like, which translates to MRSLVFVLLIGAAFALDDDKIVGGYECTPYSQPHQVSLNSGYHFCGGSLVNEFWVVSAAHCYKNRVEVRLGEHHIAITEGSEQFISSATVIRHPGYNSFTIDNDIMLIKLSRAATLNQYVQPVSLPSGCASAGTMCKVSGWGNTMSSTDDGDKLQCLDIPILSDRDCENSYPGMITNAMFCAGYLEGGKDSCQGDSGGPVVCNGQLQGIVSWGYGCAERDHPGVYAKVCLFSDWLDSTMASN; encoded by the exons ATGAGGTCTCTAGTGTTTGTTCTGCTCATTGGAGCTGCTT TTGCCTTGGATGACGACAAGATCGTCGGAGGGTATGAGTGCACACCCTACTCTCAGCCCCATCAGGTGTCTCTGAACTCCGGCTACCACTTCTGCGGTGGCTCCCTGGTCAACGAGTTCTGGGTTGTGTCTGCTGCTCACTGCTACAAGAA CCGTGTTGAAGTGCGTCTGGGAGAGCACCACATCGCCATCACTGAGGGAAGTGAGCAGTTCATCAGCTCCGCTACTGTCATCCGTCACCCCGGTTACAATAGCTTCACCATCGACAATGACATCATGCTGATCAAGCTGAGCAGGGCCGCCACCCTCAACCAGTACGTGCAGCCTGTGTCTCTGCCCAGTGGCTGTGCTTCTGCTGGTACCATGTGCAAAGTCTCTGGCTGGGGCAACACCATGAGCTCCA CTGATGACGGGGACAAGCTGCAGTGTCTGGACATCCCCATCCTGTCTGACAGGGATTGTGAAAACTCCTACCCTGGAATGATCACCAATGCCATGTTCTGTGCCGGATACCTGGAGGGAGGCAAGGACTCCTGCCAG GGTGATTCTGGTGGCCCTGTTGTGTGCAACGGTCAGCTGCAGGGAATTGTTTCCTGGGGCTATGGGTGTGCTGAGAGAGACCACCCTGGTGTCTACGccaag gTCTGCCTCTTCAGTGATTGGCTGGACAGCACCATGGCCAGCAATTAA
- the LOC106699581 gene encoding trypsin-2-like, giving the protein MRSLVFVLLIGAAFALDDDKIVGGYECTPYSQPHQVSLNSGYHFCGGSLVNEFWVVSAAHCYQSRVEVRLGEHHIGITEGTEQFISSAAVIRHPGYNSFTIDNDILLIKLSRAATLNEYVQPVSLPSGCAPAGTMCKVSGWGNTMSSTADKNKLQCLDIPILSDSDCENSYPGMITDSMFCAGYLEGGKDSCQGDSGGPVVCNGQLQGIVSWGYGCAERDHPGVYAKVCLFSDWLDSTMASY; this is encoded by the exons ATGAGGTCTCTGGTGTTTGTTCTGCTCATTGGAGCTGCTT TTGCCTTGGATGACGACAAGATCGTCGGAGGGTATGAGTGCACACCCTACTCTCAGCCCCATCAGGTGTCTCTGAACTCCGGCTACCACTTCTGCGGTGGCTCCCTGGTCAACGAGTTCTGGGTTGTGTCTGCTGCTCACTGCTACCAGTC CCGTGTTGAAGTGCGTCTGGGAGAGCACCACATCGGCATTACTGAGGGAACTGAGCAGTTCATCAGCTCCGCTGCTGTCATCCGTCACCCCGGTTACAATAGCTTCACCATCGACAATGACATCTTGCTGATCAAGCTCAGCAGGGCCGCCACCCTCAACGAGTACGTGCAGCCTGTGTCTCTGCCCAGTGGCTGTGCTCCTGCTGGTACCATGTGCAAAGTCTCTGGCTGGGGCAACACCATGAGCTCCA CTGCTGACAAGAACAAGCTGCAGTGTCTGGACATCCCCATCCTGTCTGACAGCGATTGTGAAAACTCCTACCCTGGAATGATCACCGATTCCATGTTCTGTGCCGGATACCTGGAGGGAGGCAAGGACTCCTGCCAG GGTGATTCTGGTGGCCCTGTTGTGTGCAACGGTCAGCTGCAGGGAATTGTTTCCTGGGGCTATGGATGTGCTGAGAGAGACCACCCTGGTGTCTACGccaag GTCTGCCTCTTCAGTGATTGGCTGGACAGCACCATGGCCAGCTATTAA
- the LOC102237968 gene encoding trypsin-2-like: MRVEVTRCREGGGIQWRSHKCRRQQVIHIYSGCRKSGVKHKMNVIFFLLLGAAAAAALDDKIVGGYQCEAHSQPWQVSLNIGYHFCGGSLVNDQWIISAAHCWQNPYSQIAILGENHIWMHEGTEQFMAVDAIYWHESYDYQTFDYDIMLMKLAHPVAINEFVKPVALPKACPTPGDMCMVSGWGNIYTDQVFNPFYLQCVEVPILSNKECENSYPGMITERMVCAGYLEGGKDACQGDSGGPLVCNGELQGIVSWGQGCAQPNYPGVYTKICALMPWINEILSRYS; encoded by the exons ATGAGGGTGGAGGTGACAAGATGTCGAGAAGGAGGAGGGATCCAATGGAGGTCACATAAATGCAGAAGGCAGCAGGTCATCCACATTTACTCTGGTTGTAGAAAGTCAGGAGTAAAGCACAAAatgaatgtcatttttttcctgctcctGGGAGCTGCAG CTGCAGCCGCCCTGGATGACAAGATAGTGGGAGGCTACCAGTGTGAAGCCCATTCTCAGCCCTGGCAGGTGTCCCTCAATATCGGCTATCACTTCTGCGGAGGCTCTCTTGTTAATGACCAGTGGATCATCTCTGCTGCCCATTGCTGGCAAAA CCCTTATTCACAGATTGCCATTTTGGGTGAGAATCACATCTGGATGCATGAAGGTACTGAGCAGTTCATGGCTGTTGATGCCATCTACTGGCACGAGAGTTACGATTACCAGACCTTCGACTATGACATCATGCTGATGAAACTGGCACATCCAGTGGCTATCAATGAGTTTGTGAAGCCTGTTGCTCTGCCCAAAGCCTGTCCCACACCTGGAGACATGTGCATGGTATCTGGATGGGGGAACATCTACACTGATCAAG TGTTCAACCCATTTTACCTCCAGTGTGTGGAAGTGCCCATATTGTCCAACAAAGAATGTGAGAACTCCTACCCTGGCATGATCACTGAGCGCATGGTGTGTGCAGGATATCTGGAGGGAGGCAAGGATGCTTGTCAG GGTGACTCCGGTGGCCCTCTGGTGTGTAATGGAGAGCTGCAGGGAATAGTGTCTTGGGGTCAGGGCTGCGCTCAGCCCAACTACCCGGGTGTCTACACCAAAATTTGTGCTCTCATGCCCTGGATCAACGAGATTCTTTCCAGATACAGCTAA
- the LOC102233864 gene encoding trypsin-like isoform X2: MRPLYVLLLIGAAAAVPHYDGRIIGGQECEPHSRPYMASLNYGYHFCGGVLISTQWVLSVAHCWYNPYSMQIFLGEHDVRVFEGTEQLMKTDTIIWHPNYDYQTLDYDIMLIKLFHPVEVTEAVAPISLPTGCPMGGLPCSMSGWGNTAKDGEEVNMPTRLQCLDVPIVDDEDCENAYPGMITRRMVCAGYMDGGRDACNGDSGSPLVCVGEVHGLVSWGQGCAQPNYPGVYVKVCEFLYWIEDTLAANP; the protein is encoded by the exons ATGAGACCACTCTATGTTCTGCTGCTTATTGGAGCTGCTG CGGCAGTTCCCCACTATGACGGAAGGATCATCGGTGGGCAGGAGTGTGAGCCGCACTCTCGCCCTTACATGGCGTCCCTTAACTATGGATACCACTTCTGTGGAGGAGTGCTCATCAGTACTCAGTGGGTGCTCTCTGTCGCACACTGCTGGTACAA TCCATATTCGATGCAGATCTTCCTGGGAGAACATGATGTACGTGTATTTGAGGGAACAGAGCAACTCATGAAGACTGACACCATCATCTGGCACCCAAA CTATGACTACCAGACTCTGGACTATGACATCATGCTGATCAAGCTCTTCCATCCAGTGGAGGTGACTGAGGCAGTTGCACCCATCTCACTACCCACCGGCTGTCCAATGGGAGGCCTCCCCTGCTCCATGTCTGGATGGGGGAACACTGCTAAAGATGGTGAAGAAG TAAACATGCCCACCCGTCTGCAGTGTTTGGATGTACCCATAGTGGATGATGAGGACTGTGAAAACGCCTATCCAGGCATGATCACGCGCAGGATGGTGTGTGCTGGTTACATGGATGGAGGCAGAGACGCATGCAAT ggtGACTCTGGCAGCCCTCTGGTGTGTGTTGGAGAAGTGCACGGCCTGGTGTCATGGGGTCAAGGCTGCGCTCAGCCCAACTACCCTGGAGTTTATGTTAAAGTATGCGAGTTCCTCTACTGGATTGAAGACACTCTTGCAGCCaatccttaa
- the LOC102233864 gene encoding trypsin-like isoform X1, whose product MHTNIMNTFCLSMKATAVPHYDGRIIGGQECEPHSRPYMASLNYGYHFCGGVLISTQWVLSVAHCWYNPYSMQIFLGEHDVRVFEGTEQLMKTDTIIWHPNYDYQTLDYDIMLIKLFHPVEVTEAVAPISLPTGCPMGGLPCSMSGWGNTAKDGEEVNMPTRLQCLDVPIVDDEDCENAYPGMITRRMVCAGYMDGGRDACNGDSGSPLVCVGEVHGLVSWGQGCAQPNYPGVYVKVCEFLYWIEDTLAANP is encoded by the exons ATGCACACAAATATCATGAACACTTTTTGTTTATCCATGAAAGCAA CGGCAGTTCCCCACTATGACGGAAGGATCATCGGTGGGCAGGAGTGTGAGCCGCACTCTCGCCCTTACATGGCGTCCCTTAACTATGGATACCACTTCTGTGGAGGAGTGCTCATCAGTACTCAGTGGGTGCTCTCTGTCGCACACTGCTGGTACAA TCCATATTCGATGCAGATCTTCCTGGGAGAACATGATGTACGTGTATTTGAGGGAACAGAGCAACTCATGAAGACTGACACCATCATCTGGCACCCAAA CTATGACTACCAGACTCTGGACTATGACATCATGCTGATCAAGCTCTTCCATCCAGTGGAGGTGACTGAGGCAGTTGCACCCATCTCACTACCCACCGGCTGTCCAATGGGAGGCCTCCCCTGCTCCATGTCTGGATGGGGGAACACTGCTAAAGATGGTGAAGAAG TAAACATGCCCACCCGTCTGCAGTGTTTGGATGTACCCATAGTGGATGATGAGGACTGTGAAAACGCCTATCCAGGCATGATCACGCGCAGGATGGTGTGTGCTGGTTACATGGATGGAGGCAGAGACGCATGCAAT ggtGACTCTGGCAGCCCTCTGGTGTGTGTTGGAGAAGTGCACGGCCTGGTGTCATGGGGTCAAGGCTGCGCTCAGCCCAACTACCCTGGAGTTTATGTTAAAGTATGCGAGTTCCTCTACTGGATTGAAGACACTCTTGCAGCCaatccttaa